The Brucella anthropi ATCC 49188 genome window below encodes:
- a CDS encoding GGDEF domain-containing protein has protein sequence MAERIVDVLHPEDFIARSGGEEFVVIFGEKGSMSPEISAERVRQAVASKTFQIGTTTIPVTVSIGVVVCRANATFSETLSRADKALYAAKNKGRNQVVFAA, from the coding sequence ATTGCAGAACGTATTGTCGACGTTCTGCACCCAGAAGACTTTATCGCTCGATCCGGGGGCGAGGAATTTGTCGTGATATTCGGTGAAAAAGGTAGCATGTCACCCGAAATCTCTGCCGAAAGAGTTCGTCAAGCCGTTGCCAGTAAGACTTTTCAGATTGGCACTACTACAATTCCGGTAACGGTTTCTATTGGCGTGGTTGTGTGTCGTGCAAATGCTACCTTTTCCGAAACCCTCAGCAGGGCTGATAAAGCTCTATACGCTGCTAAGAATAAAGGGCGCAATCAGGTCGTTTTCGCCGCTTAG